A single window of Lytechinus variegatus isolate NC3 chromosome 8, Lvar_3.0, whole genome shotgun sequence DNA harbors:
- the LOC121420378 gene encoding prenylated Rab acceptor protein 1-like, with protein MINIKLLRWQRILTSPFFRHTFFALFTFLSMEEEKKPVLEPETESEVESKMSDIKLEGNIDVPAVLQNTGMAAMNLSGSSAREWISRRRQTIQPWSQFISTSRFTKPTSVTVAGTRVVKNIEHFQSNYLFVFIILAIYCIMTSPMLIIFLGGLFGAFYWINVKNQSKKLKIGSYELTLVQQYGAVAMLSIPLFFLAGAGSAVFWVLGASFFFIMLHAVFYNPQDQLDDIQMEEVSFGSA; from the exons ATGATCAACATCAAGTTGTTGCGTTGGCAGAGAATTTTGACATCGCCCTTTTTCCGTCATACATTTTTTGCATTGTTTACCTTCCTGTCAATGGAGGAAGAGAAAAAGCCTGTGTTAGAGCCAGAGACAGAGAGTGAAGTTGAAAGTAAAATGAGCGACATCAAATTAGAAGGAAACATTGATGTGCCCGCTGTCCTACAAAACACTGG caTGGCAGCAATGAACCTATCAGGGTCGTCAGCAAGAGAATGGATTTCAAGACGTCGTCAAACCATACAACCATGGTCCCAATTCATCAGCACATCTCGGTTCACCAAGCCCACATCAGTCACTGTAGCTGGAACAAGGGTGGTCAAAAATATCGAGCATTTCCAGAGCAATTAtctctttgttttcatcatCCTTGCTATCTACTGCAT AATGACATCACCCATGCTGATCATCTTTCTTGGTGGTCTCTTTGGAGCCTTTTATTGGATCAATGTCAAAAATCAGAGCAAAAAACTCAAGATCGGAA GTTATGAGTTGACTCTTGTACAGCAGTATGGTGCCGTGGCAATGCTATCTATTCCCTTGTTTTTCCTTGCGGGGGCTGGGTCAGCAGTCTTCTGGGTTTTAG GTGCCTCGTTCTTCTTCATCATGCTACATGCTGTTTTCTACAACCCACAAGATCAACTAGATGATATACAAATGGAAGAAGT ATCATTCGGCAGTGCATGA
- the LOC121419658 gene encoding uncharacterized protein LOC121419658 — MFTRVTPEVFDEILATVEPVIQKQETNYRHPLSAGLKLAITLRHLATGDNYRSLAYGFRCGISTISELIPGVCTAIVEAYKDDVFNIPTTPEAWSTLAQQFQQR, encoded by the coding sequence ATGTTCACTAGAGTAACCCCTGAGGTGTTTGATGAGATCCTTGCTACAGTTGAACCAGTCATCCAGAAGCAAGAGACTAACTACAGGCACCCTTTGTCAGCTGGCCTCAAACTGGCAATCACCTTGAGACATCTGGCCACTGGGGACAACTACAGATCACTGGCATATGGTTTCAGATGTGGTATCTCAACCATATCAGAGTTGATTCCAGGAGTGTGCACGGCGATTGTAGAGGCGTATAAAGATGATGTCTTCAACATACCTACTACCCCTGAAGCATGGAGCACCCTTGCCCAGCAGTTTCAACAGAGATAG